Proteins from one Malaya genurostris strain Urasoe2022 chromosome 2, Malgen_1.1, whole genome shotgun sequence genomic window:
- the LOC131431519 gene encoding zinc finger protein 271-like has protein sequence MNAAIESSMKPPNKKPETYCRLCFTLKNIKPLSLEENSLSQHVSWLVWKHLSIQLRPNDFPCGLCSICLEKLEELQICNNDGLLDEWEDEDLMEFKRTCRRADKEIRNQRRKINKRAISEQSKKVDSSKAKRVVLPFHQLDNGQYQCNLCPQQLFDHISDCIKHYHEIHPDSTLSKASSGNDNSAIKGKQLPKHPFVCVTCSAGFDQIDDLIKHRELHKGTKRAADQTEQSPDASLVSTVDLENPVMNGANNQTFKCSACAFSFYDIDALIEHRHTAHAVAKKKSKSAEDVIVNENNSVVDDYKCPYCEQQFTQSKAYYFHMNVVHDKNICDCCGESFQSASTLVKHQAQHRSVEFPCDLCPYSRFSTRMALESHINRKHRGNTFENVETDTFAFAGTSDSNNVGLYSELLVTCSGCFLAFRSDEELSAHYADCPAQLFLEDTSNVMMDDESKVVEISDDE, from the exons ATGAATGCAGCGATTGAGAGCAGTATGAAACC GCCGAACAAAAAACCAGAAACATACTGTCGCCTGTGTTTTACATTGAAGAACATAAAACCACTATCTCTGGAAGAAAATTCATTATCACAACATGTTAGCTGGCTTGTGTGGAAACATCTTAGTATACAGCTGAGACCAAACGATTTTCCCTGCGGTCTGTGTTCAATCTGCCTAGAAAAACTTGAGGAATTGCAAATATGTAACAACGATGGACTTTTAGATGAATGGGAGGACGAAGACCTAATGGAATTCAAAAGAACCTGTCGTCGGGCTGATAAAGAAATCCGTAATCAAAGACGTAAGATTAATAAACGTGCGATTTCTGAACAGAGTAAAAAAGTAGATTCGTCGAAGGCTAAGCGAGTTGTCTTGCCATTCCATCAGCTAGATAATGGTCAATACCAATGCAATTTATGTCCACAACAGTTGTTTGATCATATATCGGATTGCATCAAGCATTATCATGAGATACACCCTGATTCCACGTTAAGCAAGGCATCATCTGGAAACGACAATTCGGCAATTAAGGGAAAGCAACTTCCCAAGCACCCATTTGTATGTGTAACTTGTTCGGCTGGTTTCGATCAGATTGACGATCTGATAAAGCATAGGGAATTGCATAAAGGAACTAAACGAGCGGCAGACCAAACGGAGCAATCGCCTGATGCAAGTTTGGTCAGTACTGTTGATTTGGAAAACCCAGTAATGAACGGGGCAAACAATCAGACATTCAAATGTTCTGCTTGTGCATTTTCATTCTATGATATTGATGCTCTAATCGAGCACAGACATACAGCGCATGCTGTTGCAAAGAAGAAATCGAAATCCGCAGAAGATGTTATAGTGAATGAAAATAATTCTGTGGTTGATGATTATAAATGTCCTTATTGTGAACAGCAGTTTACACAATCCAAAGCTTACTACTTTCATATGAATGTGGTGCACGATAAGAACATCTGCGACTGCTGCGGGGAGTCATTTCAATCTGCTTCCACCCTGGTCAAGCATCAGGCTCAACATCGGTCCGTAGAATTCCCATGTGATCTTTGTCCGTATTCTAGATTTTCCACCAGGATGGCTCTTGAGAGTCACATAAATCGTAAGCATAGAGGAAATACTTTCGAAAATGTGGAAACGGACACCTTTGCGTTTGCAGGAACTAGTGACAGCAATAATGTTGGTCTTTATTCCGAATTGTTGGTAACTTGCAGTGGATGCTTTCTAGCCTTTCGATCCGATGAAGAGTTGAGTGCTCATTATGCCGATTGTCCAGCTCAATTATTTTTGGAGGATACATCGAATGTCATGATGGACGATGAGTctaaagttgttgaaataagTGACGATGAAtaa
- the LOC131431518 gene encoding la-related protein 7: protein MEPASNSTEKLTQDTKNDSPSKKGRHRRKHKYNAIRLQMEFYFSDANLSKDRYLGQCIKNDPFVALSEFLKFNRIKKLTDNVEDIVTALKCSELLQLSEDHSKVRRVTQPSERPNCEECTIYVECLPPKADHDWVRNVFSAYGKVAYVSLPKFRFSKKIKEFGFVEFEQESSVQKALKTFQAFGGVLTYEGTEPDKLVSILSFNKEKEEEETQQEPIDPNTNNNEEDDKKEKFDTKENKEFLEPPPKRIKRDDGDSSDTDTNKDSGNEEFHSENESSVVGKDENKTSEETNKKKRRRRRGPSGIKKEIQQDDKVYELKIMAKKDWRRLRNKYLNLQRAEAKKLKKLFSNSTKFSKPSQSRTPSHSTSITKTVKSSPRVNFYGALTDEEAAAEAIKLEEQDQQNKQPLFSFEPGLIVNIKFRVPCANIKDFKAELKQFTYVKYIDLKEGDMETFVRVDKPSSANQLVKEYGMAEYSAQILSGENEKTYWDKIKRDREEKLNKKVKVEKLRGRTKLMKKVNTHIKFEDDD, encoded by the exons atggaacCGGCGTCTAACAGCACTGAAAAGTTGACTCAAGACACCAAAAATGATTCGCCCAGTAAAAAAGGCCGTCATCGAAGGAAACATAAGTATAATGCAATTCGGTTACAGATGGAATTCTACTTTTCGGATGCCAATTTGTCCAAAGATCGATATCTCGGCCAATGTATCAAAAATGATCCAT TTGTTGCTTTATCCGAATTTCTTAAATTCAATCGCATCAAGAAACTTACCGATAATGTGGAGGATATTGTAACAGCtctgaaatgttccgaactgttacAACTGTCGGAAGACCATAGTAAGGTTCGTAGGGTAACTCAACCCTCGGAACGTCCGAATTGCGAAGAATGCACCATCTATGTGGAATGTCTACCCCCAAAAGCCGATCATGACTGGGTGCGGAATGTTTTTTCCGCCTATGGCAAAGTGGCGTATGTGTCTTTGCCAAAATtcagattttcgaaaaaaatcaaaGAGTTTGGATTTGTCGAATTTGAGCAAGAATCCAGTGTacagaaagcattgaaaacattTCAAGCATTCGGGGGAGTTCTAACTTACGAAGGCACAGAACCAGATAAGCTAGTTAGTATTCTCAGTTTTAATaaggaaaaagaagaagaagaaacacAGCAGGAACCCATCGATCCGAACACGAACAACAATGAGGAAGATGATAAGAAGGAAAAATTCGAtacaaaagaaaacaaagagtTCCTTGAGCCTCCACCGAAAAGAATCAAAAGAGATGATGGCGATAGTTCAGATACCGATACCAACAAAGATAGTGGTAACGAAGAATTTCACAGTGAAAATGAAAGTAGTGTTGTTGGCAAGGATGAGAATAAGACGAGTGAAGAAACTAACAAGAAAAAGCGAAGACGTCGAAGAGGACCCAGTGGTATAAAGAAGGAAATCCAACAGGATGACAAGGTGTATGAACTCAAGATCATGGCaaa GAAAGATTGGCGACGACTgcgaaataaatatttgaatctaCAAAGAGCGGAAGCAAAGAAgctgaaaaaattgtttagtaACAGTACAAAATTTAGCAAACCTAGCCAAAGTCGTACGCCGAGTCATTCGACATCAATTACGAAAACAGTCAAGTCTTCACCGCGAGTCAACTTCTACGGTGCTTTGACGGACGAAGAGGCAGCAGCAGAAGCTATCAAATTAGAAGAACAGGACCAGCAAAACAAACAACCACTATTCTCGTTCGAACCTGGACTTATAGTGAACATAAAGTTTCGAGTTCCTTGCGCCAATATTAAAGATTTCAAAGCGGAACTGAAACAGTTCACATATGTCAAATATATCGACCTGAAGGAAGGTGATATGGAAACATTCGTACGAGTTGACAAACCTAGCTCGGCCAACCAGCTGGTAAAAGAATACGGCATGGCAGAGTACAGTGCTCAGATATTGAGTGGCGAAAATGAGAAAACTTATTGGGATAAAATCAAGCGAGATCGAGAGGAAAAGCTCAACAAGAAAGTCAAGGTAGAAAAACTACGCGGCCGCacaaaactaatgaaaaaagTGAATACCCACATCAAATTTGAGGATGACGATTGA
- the LOC131431520 gene encoding uncharacterized protein LOC131431520, giving the protein MDSSSEYTLEALKNLEPLVNPVRQYRNRSKKRTDQSQQDENALADGGGNCRALGNKMLAEVLAKITSLQSSNESCIDRTKMVKTYNVKLRLKKTSLYKCFDCDSCFTNADFLELHEKTHATLELDTSGSRQDIDLNQEQSFDESEMNLKQNAWFAEDFDDTELEGEDEDGMIQVDCTVEERENNFDITFDRTKCEKTYTVKYKVKKEPVGKCETCEKTFYTLNTLELHKLEHERFMDFDAIEPKINIDSPKIEESTMMLDESYYQALSEKDISDLDVSDCGNGTQNGLPTNIESECCTTMLNC; this is encoded by the exons ATGGACTCCAGCAGTGAATATACTTTGGAAGCATTGAAGAACCTGGAACCCTTGGTAAACCCTGTACGTCAGTATCGCAACCGGTCAAAAAAGAGGACGGATCAAAGCCAACAAGACGAAAATGCTCTAGCAGACGGTGGAGGTAACTGCAGAGCTCTAGGTAACAAAATGCTGGCAGAAGTTCTAGCTAAAATAACAAGCTTGCAAAGCAGTAACGAGAGCTGCATAGACaggaccaaaatggttaaaacgTACAATGTGAAACTGCGACTTAAGAAAACGTCTCTGTATAAATGCTTTGATTGCGACAGTTGTTTTACTAATGCAGATTTTCTAGAACTACATGAAAAAACACATGCCACACTGGAATTGGATACATCCGGATCCCGACAAGATATTGATCTCAATCAAGAGCAGTCATTTGATGAATCGGAAATGAATCTCAAGCAGAATGCTTGGTTCGCAGAGGATTTTGATGACACCGAGCTAGAAGGAGAAGACGAGGATGGAATGATACAAGTTGACTGCACAGTTGAAGAACGTGAGAACAATTTCGATATAACCTTTGATAGAACAAAATGCGAGAAAACTTATACGGTCAAATACAAGGTTAAAAAAGAACCAGTAGGCAAATGTGAGACTTGCGAGAAAACGTTCTACACGCTTAACACACTGGAACTGCACAAATTGGAACACGAGCGATTTATGGATTTCGATGCCATTGAACCGAAAATCAATATTGATTCTCCGAAAATTGAAGAAAGTACGATGATGCTGGACGAGAGCTATTATCAAGCATTGTCGGAG AAAGACATCAGTGATCTTGATGTGAGCGACTGTGGCAATGGTACACAAAACGGTCTACCGACAAATATCGAATCAGAATGTTGCACAACTATGCTGAACTGCTGA
- the LOC131427808 gene encoding NHP2-like protein 1 homolog produces the protein MADEVNPKAYPLADQALTSKIMTLIQQAVNYKQLRRGANEATKTLNRGLAEFIVMAADAEPLEIILHLPLLCEDKNVPYVFVRSKQALGRACGVSRPIVSCSVTINEGSQLKSQIVTIQQEIERLLV, from the exons ATG GCGGACGAAGTTAACCCGAAGGCATATCCGCTGGCGGACCAAGCACTAACGTCGAAGATCATGACATTGATTCAGCAAGCCGTCAACTATAAGCAATTGCGTCGGGGAGCTAACGAAGCAACCAAGACTTTGAATCGTGGACTGGCCGAATTCATCGTGATGGCGGCCGATGCGGAACCTTTGGAAATCATTCTTCATTTGCCGTTACTATGCGAGGACAAGAATGTTCCATATGTATTTGTTCGCTCTAAGCAAGCTCTTGGACGTGCCTGTGGAGTCTCACGCCCGATTGTGTCTTGTTCGGTTACGATTAACGAGGGTTCTCAACTAAAGTCACAAATTGTTACAATTCAACAGGAGATCGAGCGATTATTAGTTTGA